The stretch of DNA ATCGAATTCCTGTTTCGTCGTTTCTAATTCTAATCCCAAAACAGAGTCAACAGAGTTCACCAACTGGTCCTTAAACGTAGCTCCAGTCTCAGTTGGATCAACATTCTTGAAGGCCGGGAGATTTCCTAATCGTGAGAGGATAATGTATAGGTACCGCCGATAGATATCTTCCTGAGAGGTTTCCTCAAAACGGGTGTAGCTTAAAATACTAAATGCGAGGGCCTTTCGGCGATGCTCATCATCACCGCTTGAGGCTAGAAGGGACGCCACCCAAGCACATTTTTTCAGTTCCGCTTCGTCAACAGAACCGACCTCACCGCCCTGGCCAAAGTCGCCCAGGGTCTGGCCGTGAGTCTCAACATCTAAATCGTCTTTGACCAATTCAACGGTGAGATCATCTAGACAGTCGTTGAAAAAATCGAGATCGGATGCGTTGTTATATGTAGACATTGCTGGGACTAAGCGTGAGGGAAAATTGCCTGCTGTAGCTGATCCCGAAATTCATCCACATCTTCCATTGGTAAGAGGAAAAATACCAACCACTCTGTTCTGAGGGTGTCAAATTCTGTTTCGACTTTCTGCTGAATATACGACATAGGATCAAGATCAGCAATTCGTGATCGAATTTTCTCTTTCAATTCATCTGGCTCTGTGCATTCGGCTTGGAGGTCTTCCAGCCATTTTTCCTCGCAACCGACGAAAATTGGATGAATCAACCGGTGCTGAGTGGGGTCTGAAGATAGTACTTCTATAATCCGTTCCAGTTCCTCTTCGGTAAGATCATCACTCAGGCTCCTTGCTGCAACATCTAGTTCAAGCTGCCGTTTTGTATGGCTATCTGAACCGTGGAAACGCTCTGTACTATCAAGTGCATCACGAATACCTGATGTTCGTTCCTTGTAGATTTTGGCCTCTCCAATGCCTAAAGCATCGTATTCGCCAAACTCACCAAAAAAGAGGCCATCCGAACCCTTTACTTCTTGAACAGGGTCATATCGCTGTGACATTTTATGGCAGATCAACGGAAGGTTCAAAATCGCATCAACTAACACAAATAGGATTAGTTCACCCAGCTTCCCACTATGACTCGGGTCATTATCAAAATCAGCCATTTTCAGGGCATCTTTTCCGGGCCATTCCCTGCGCTCGATCTCGGTCTCTGAGAAGACGAAGTAGGGGTATTTTTTCTCCAAGAAATTTATAAAGTCAGCCATGTCAAGCCGGTCGACCCGAGGCCTCACACAATAAGTATCAACTTGCAGCTTTCCTTCCTCCCATGATCCCACATTGAAGAGAAAGTCTTCCAGTTCCTCTCGATCGATATTTGTATGTTTTTCCCAAGAGGAACTATCTGATGTCGTCATGAGATGTATTTGTACGACAGTACAGGTTATTCCAACAACATTAATAAGGCTTTTTAGTTATCTGACTGAACATTGTTCTCCAAGCAGCCACCTCAGTAACTTCAATCCTTGTCTCGGTTAACCTATGGAGTACGTAGACGATCTCGTCAGACTATATCACATCTTCCGGCCAGCAGTCGTCGCACATCTCAATATCAGCATCGTCGGTGAAATCGTGTTTTGGACCGCTTTTCTGTACCCGATCATTGGAGAACAGGGAGTCTTCCAGACGAACCCCACATTCGGTAGCCGAGTAGGAATGTCCACTCTCATCATATTCGGAAATGATGGCGTGGCATACATTTCCGATGACAGCGGAAGTATGGCCGTCAAGCTCAGGGTCAAATTCAGGCGGATCAACGGTCACACAGTAGTATCGAATGTGTGCTCGTAAATAGATTCAGTACTCACAGATGCTACAATCGCACGACTCAGACACATCCCAATCACGAGGACGGAACAGCGAGCCACCCCTTCTGCTTGGGAGCAGATAGAAGCTATCATCATCGATATGTTTTGATTCATGACGGCCTCCCCGGGGGGTTGACTCCATTACTGGATTTACGCGCGTGCGTAATCGGCTGAAGAATCGAAGAGAGAAATTCTCGCTACTATCGCAGAGAGACGGCCTGTACCCCGAAGAATCTGAACGGTTTCAGCCGAGAACGGTCAGAATGATAGAGATATACATTATCCGGTAGTTGTGGGCGCTCGAAGTATAGAGTGGCCACGACAGTCACCGCTGTTCGAATACTACTCAAGCAGTGATCCAGCTAAGAAATTGAATTACAGAGCCTATCCGGTACTAGCCGCTTCATCCCAGGTGACGCCGTCGACAGCGGTTAGACGTCCGAAGCAAGAGGGATTCGAACAGAGCGAAAATCGTCGAGTTTTCACGGCCAATCGCAGTCGAGCTCGCATGTAATCATCCGGATCGTCGGAGATGTTGCTCCCGGGATCTTCGTTACAGACGCACGCGGGAAGAGGTTGAGCTGAATCGGCTGGATCCGGATCAGGGTACCGATGCAGGGCTGTTGAGACGGTGCTACGGCCCCGAAGTCCATACGCCGGGAGACTCTGAACGGGAATCGGAATCGTCTCGCGCATCAGTCTGCCTCTTCGAGAACTGCGCGTTCACCCGCGCTCAGTTCGTCTTTACTCGGTTTTGGTTCAGGGATCTCGGCCGGTTCATCCGGGAGATGGATTTCGATGATTCGCTCGTCAGGATCGTACTCAAGGAACACCATGGGATCGTCGTGTACCAGGTGCGTCTCCGAGAGGGTGGCATCCTCGACCTCCCTAGCGATGAGATTGGATGCCTCCATGATCCGTCCCGGGATGGTGATCGTATAATTTTCGTTGCGGTCAAGCAGTTTCACGCAATCTCTCATCGGTACTCACCCTGACCAGTACTTGCAACAAGTCGCATGTACGCTGGCATGGGATTATCTGCGAGTGGAAGGGCCATGAAGACGGAATACTGTACGAGGTTTCAGGGGGATCTCTTGGAAACTCATGTCTTAACAGCCATCAAGTCCACCCTGAATAGGTGGCAATGGCACAGCCATCCACAGAACTGTTCGCCGATACCAGATCCGTACAAGCAGCGAACGGCAGCTACACCGTCACTATTCCCGTGGGATCGTCGAACGGTACAACATTGAGGCTGGTGACGACGTCCTCTGGTACGACGATGCCGAGAGTGAGGAACCCCATTTCCTTCCTCCGAACGCTCGGGAGCCATAGCGTCTGGATTCCGATTTGCTCTGTTACCCCACAAATTGATTTTCGATGCGCCTGTGGGGTAACCATGACAGAGAGCCCTGAGAGACCAACAGCACCAGAGCTACCGCAATATGTTCTCGACCCACTGGACCGGCAGTCTCCCGAACGGCTGGAAGCAATTGCCGCCTATGCAGAGGCTTTAGCCGACTGGAAGCGGTCACAGCGCGAAGAAGACGTGGCTGTAACACGTGCGGCCGAGGAGGTCGACGAGGAGGCCATCGAAGACCTCGAGGAGCGTGGCTTCGAAACTGATCCCAAAGCCTACGAGGACGTACCGTCGAAGGCGTACATCACCGTCAAGGAGACAAAGCCCGGATATCACTACTACTACTGGCAGTGGCGTGAGGGCGACAGCTGGGCGAACGAGTATATTGGGCCAGTCACGTCGGAGAACGATTCGTAGATCGTCATCGGTCACAAAGCACGCGACGAGTTCTTGTTCAAACGACCATGGCCCAATGGGCCATGGTCATTCCAAGCAGCGAATCAAACCAGAGGTTCGACGACAATATGCTCTTGAACCAGCCGCGGACTCTTCGAACGGCCGTCGGTGTCGTAGGTAATGATGCTGTGCTCGGCAAGAGCTTGGAGGTCTCGACTGACCTGCGCCTTATCGCGATCAAGGCGACGGGCGAGGGCCCGAACGGAGTCGACATCTTCGCGGCTG from Haloplanus rubicundus encodes:
- a CDS encoding HVO_A0114 family putative DNA-binding protein yields the protein MARALARGGMEGVQVLSLETAQEVLTPKRYEIVDLLSREDVDSVRALARRLDRDKAQVSRDLQALAEHSIITYDTDGRSKSPRLVQEHIVVEPLV
- a CDS encoding HamA C-terminal domain-containing protein — translated: MTTSDSSSWEKHTNIDREELEDFLFNVGSWEEGKLQVDTYCVRPRVDRLDMADFINFLEKKYPYFVFSETEIERREWPGKDALKMADFDNDPSHSGKLGELILFVLVDAILNLPLICHKMSQRYDPVQEVKGSDGLFFGEFGEYDALGIGEAKIYKERTSGIRDALDSTERFHGSDSHTKRQLELDVAARSLSDDLTEEELERIIEVLSSDPTQHRLIHPIFVGCEEKWLEDLQAECTEPDELKEKIRSRIADLDPMSYIQQKVETEFDTLRTEWLVFFLLPMEDVDEFRDQLQQAIFPHA